The following proteins are encoded in a genomic region of Brachypodium distachyon strain Bd21 chromosome 1, Brachypodium_distachyon_v3.0, whole genome shotgun sequence:
- the LOC100837054 gene encoding putative clathrin assembly protein At5g35200, producing the protein MAGGGTQQSLRKYLGALKDTTTVSLAKVNSDYKELDIAIVKATNHSERPSREKYIREIFHSISAARPRADVAYCIHALARRLSKTRNWAVALKTLIVIHRALREVDPTFREELINYGRSRSHMLNMAYFKDDSSAGAWDYSAWVRTYALYLEERLECFRVLKYDVESDPPRTRELDTVGVLDHLPPLQQLLFRLLACQPQGASSYNIIIQHALSMVALESVKIYTAISDGTINLVDKFFEMQRNDAVRALDIYKRATNQSERLSEFYEVCKTIHVGRGEKFLKIEQPPASFLQTMEEYVRDAPAMKDKAVLAIEYKKEPEEEVKLSSPPPASEPEVEQEPEPEPEPEPVIEEAPAAEPTDLLGLNETNPSVAELDEKNALALAIVPIDDAPRSAPAFPENGVTGWELALVTAPSSNETAVTSGKNLAGGLDLLTLDSLYDDANRRASQPTSYNPWEVPGAAPAPMMQQPMAMHDPFYGSSGYAAPHAVQMAAMAQQQQAFMLQQQMMMASHHHPQLYHQQQQQQHQTQAAPANPFGANPFAPAGGAGMMPLHAGPSNGYTGLI; encoded by the exons ATGGCGGGTGGCGGCACTCAGCAGAGCCTCAGGAAGTACCTTGGAGCCCTCAAGGACACAACAACAGTGAGCCTAGCGAAAGTGAACAGTGATTATAAG GAACTGGACATTGCAATTGTGAAGGCCACAAACCATAGCGAGCGTCCATCAAGGGAGAAGTACATAAGAG AAATTTTCCATTCCATTTCTGCTGCAAGGCCACGGGCAGATGTAGCTTACTGCATCCATGCCCTTGCAAGGCGTCTTTCCAAGACACGGAATTGGGCG GTTGCACTGAAGACATTAATTGTCATACACCGTGCCCTTCGAGAAGTTGATCCCACATTTCGTGAAGAGCTTATTAATTATGGCAGATCTAGGTCACACATGCTAAACATGGCCTACTTTAAAGACGATTCTAGTGCAGGAG CTTGGGATTATTCTGCATGGGTACGCACTTATGCTTTATATTTAGAAGAGAGACTTGAATGTTTCCGAGTGCTGAAGTATGATGTGGAGTCAGATCCTCCG AGGACTCGGGAACTTGATACTGTTGGTGTGCTTGACCATCTGCCACCACTGCAGCAACTTCTTTTTCGGCTGCTTGCTTGCCAG CCACAAGGTGCATCATCTTATAATATTATAATCCAGCACGCGCTTTCAATG GTTGCTTTGGAGAGTGTTAAGATTTACACAGCCATCAGTGATGGCACAATCAATCTTGTTGACAAG TTCTTTGAGATGCAAAGAAATGATGCTGTTAGGGCACTTGATATATATAAAAGAGCAACTAACCAG TCTGAGAGACTATCGGAATTTTATGAAGTGTGTAAAACAATACACGTTGGACGTGGTGAGAAGTTCTTAAAAATCGAACAG CCTCCGGCATCATTTTTGCAAACTATGGAGGAATATGTGAGAGATGCTCCCGCAATGAAAGATAAG GCCGTACTGGCTATAGAATACAAAAAAGAGCCAGAGGAGGAAGTAAAGCTATCTTCACCTCCTCCTGCTTCGGAACCTGAAGTAGAACAAGAGCCAGAGCCAGAACCCGAGCCTGAACCAGTAATAGAGGAAGCACCTGCGGCTGAACCAACAGATTTGCTG GGTCTGAATGAAACAAACCCTTCTGTAGCCGAACTAGATGAGAAGAACGCACTAGCACTGGCAATTGTTCCAATCG ATGATGCGCCCAGGTCTGCTCCTGCTTTTCCTGAAAATGGAGTCACAGGCTGGGAACTGGCCCTTGTTACCGCACCCAGTTCGAATGAAACTGCTGTCACTTCGGGCAAAAATCTG GCTGGTGGACTGGACTTACTCACCCTTGACAGTCTATACGATGATGCGAACCGACGAGCGAGCCAGCCCACAAGCTACAACCCCTGGGAGGTTCCCGGTGCCGCGCCGGCCCCGATGATGCAACAGCCAATGGCAATGCACGACCCGTTCTACGGCTCAAGTGGGTACGCAGCACCACACGCGGTACAGATGGCCGCCAtggcccagcagcagcaggccttCATGCTCCAGCAGCAGATGATGATGgccagccaccaccaccctcaGCTCTACcaccagcaacagcaacaacaacaccagACCCAGGCCGCCCCAGCGAACCCATTCGGTGCCAACCCATTCGCGCCTGCTGGCGGCGCCGGGATGATGCCCCTCCACGCTGGCCCCAGCAACGGGTACACCGGGCTGATCTAG
- the LOC100837360 gene encoding uncharacterized protein LOC100837360 isoform X1 gives MARGLRGVRDDLSELGRHLLDIACFLHPLLSPAHTDSPPLTPTAHAARRNRSPSPRPASPPSSPSLLAGILADLAEIGGSFRVGFSPRGSLPDRPPPARALPGPDSPPRAAAAAGIADGVVGAARSFAARPEAWIDFPVLALDENSAISDIERDHMKVIEELVPDLASLRARLCPSYMDEDVFWKIYFRLLESNLIEHNSEMLYFQEDNQNVPRHHVNEIESDSAPHVCEIESEKSIQEGYQSSESHALSKTRSEQSIDQWVFAKSKSEQSMDQWSEIPSDVESFREGKRYLSSEAEEMSDADSSNVVVMDKYMDSLLPDRRSLSYASSSVRRDSVRRKPASSPEYSHRPPQPTQHASLSKKESWDVIEDSEFDILDS, from the exons ATGGCGCGCGGGCTGCGCGGCGTCCGGGACGACCTGTCGGAGCTGGGCCGCCACCTGCTCGACATCGCCTGCTTCCTCCACCCGCTCCTCTCGCCGGCCCACACCGACTCCCCGCCCCTCACCCCCACGgcccacgccgcccgccgcaaCCGCTCCCCTTCCCCGCGCCCCGCGTCCCCGCCTTCCTCCCCGTCCCTCCTCGCCGGCATcctcgccgacctcgccgagaTCGGCGGCTCCTTCCGCGTCGGCTTCTCCCCGCGGGGATCCCTCCCcgaccgcccgccgccggcccgggCCCTCCCCGGCCCGGACtccccgccccgcgccgccgctgccgctggcaTCGCTGACGGTGTCGTGGGCGCGGCTCGCTCCTTTGCCGCCAGGCCTGAGGCGTGGATTGACTTCCCCGTGCTCGCGCTCGATGAGA ATTCTGCAATCTCTGATATTGAAAGGGATCATATGAAAGTTATTGAAGAACTTGTCCCTGATTTGGCATCTTTACGGGCTAGGCTCTGCCCATCCTACATGGATGAAGATGTATTCTGGAAGATATACTTTAGATTGCTTGAATCAAACCTCATTGAGCATAACTCAGAG ATGTTGTACTTTCAGGAAGATAACCAGAATGTGCCGCGCCATCACGTAAATGAGATAGAGTCAGATTCTGCTCCTCATGTCTGTGAGATTGAAAGCGAGAAAAGCATTCAAGAGGGTTACCAATCTTCAGAGAGTCATGCTTTGAGCAAAACACGATCTGAGCAAAGCATTGACCAATGGGTGTTTGCAAAGTCGAAGTCTGAGCAGAGCATGGATCAGTGGTCGGAAATCCCTTCCGATGTGGAATCTTTCAGAGAAGGTAAAAGGTACCTCAGCAGCGAGGCTGAGGAGATGAGCGATGCTGACAGTTCCAATGTTGTTGTCATGGACAAATACATGGATTCACTCCTGCCAGATCGGAGAAGCCTCTCGTACGCCAGCTCCTCTGTCCGACGTGATTCGGTAAGAAGAAAACCTGCCTCGTCTCCTGAATATAGCCACCGACCTCCGCAGCCTACACAGCATGCATCGCTGTCGAAGAAGGAATCATGGGATGTCATCGAGGATTCGGAGTTTGATATACTTGACAGTTAG
- the LOC100837360 gene encoding uncharacterized protein LOC100837360 isoform X2: MARGLRGVRDDLSELGRHLLDIACFLHPLLSPAHTDSPPLTPTAHAARRNRSPSPRPASPPSSPSLLAGILADLAEIGGSFRVGFSPRGSLPDRPPPARALPGPDSPPRAAAAAGIADGVVGAARSFAARPEAWIDFPVLALDENSAISDIERDHMKVIEELVPDLASLRARLCPSYMDEDVFWKIYFRLLESNLIEHNSEEDNQNVPRHHVNEIESDSAPHVCEIESEKSIQEGYQSSESHALSKTRSEQSIDQWVFAKSKSEQSMDQWSEIPSDVESFREGKRYLSSEAEEMSDADSSNVVVMDKYMDSLLPDRRSLSYASSSVRRDSVRRKPASSPEYSHRPPQPTQHASLSKKESWDVIEDSEFDILDS, translated from the exons ATGGCGCGCGGGCTGCGCGGCGTCCGGGACGACCTGTCGGAGCTGGGCCGCCACCTGCTCGACATCGCCTGCTTCCTCCACCCGCTCCTCTCGCCGGCCCACACCGACTCCCCGCCCCTCACCCCCACGgcccacgccgcccgccgcaaCCGCTCCCCTTCCCCGCGCCCCGCGTCCCCGCCTTCCTCCCCGTCCCTCCTCGCCGGCATcctcgccgacctcgccgagaTCGGCGGCTCCTTCCGCGTCGGCTTCTCCCCGCGGGGATCCCTCCCcgaccgcccgccgccggcccgggCCCTCCCCGGCCCGGACtccccgccccgcgccgccgctgccgctggcaTCGCTGACGGTGTCGTGGGCGCGGCTCGCTCCTTTGCCGCCAGGCCTGAGGCGTGGATTGACTTCCCCGTGCTCGCGCTCGATGAGA ATTCTGCAATCTCTGATATTGAAAGGGATCATATGAAAGTTATTGAAGAACTTGTCCCTGATTTGGCATCTTTACGGGCTAGGCTCTGCCCATCCTACATGGATGAAGATGTATTCTGGAAGATATACTTTAGATTGCTTGAATCAAACCTCATTGAGCATAACTCAGAG GAAGATAACCAGAATGTGCCGCGCCATCACGTAAATGAGATAGAGTCAGATTCTGCTCCTCATGTCTGTGAGATTGAAAGCGAGAAAAGCATTCAAGAGGGTTACCAATCTTCAGAGAGTCATGCTTTGAGCAAAACACGATCTGAGCAAAGCATTGACCAATGGGTGTTTGCAAAGTCGAAGTCTGAGCAGAGCATGGATCAGTGGTCGGAAATCCCTTCCGATGTGGAATCTTTCAGAGAAGGTAAAAGGTACCTCAGCAGCGAGGCTGAGGAGATGAGCGATGCTGACAGTTCCAATGTTGTTGTCATGGACAAATACATGGATTCACTCCTGCCAGATCGGAGAAGCCTCTCGTACGCCAGCTCCTCTGTCCGACGTGATTCGGTAAGAAGAAAACCTGCCTCGTCTCCTGAATATAGCCACCGACCTCCGCAGCCTACACAGCATGCATCGCTGTCGAAGAAGGAATCATGGGATGTCATCGAGGATTCGGAGTTTGATATACTTGACAGTTAG